In Pelosinus sp. UFO1, one genomic interval encodes:
- a CDS encoding C40 family peptidase, giving the protein MRKWIAILFAGILFNGIGVVQASPTSGYSQFMQSLDSIAGVTMPVADEQQIAARSVTLPTGQPGQSAQILTIARSMLGQPVVWGGASPGQGFDCSGLVQYVYRQAGINLPRTADLQFLVGRTVSPASLQPGDLVYFTTYEPGASHVGIYIGRDKFIHTSFSKGVVAIGDMNDSYFIQRYYGAKRVL; this is encoded by the coding sequence ATGAGAAAATGGATAGCAATACTATTTGCCGGGATTCTTTTTAACGGCATAGGAGTGGTTCAGGCTTCTCCGACCTCTGGTTATAGCCAATTTATGCAGTCATTGGATTCCATAGCAGGAGTGACCATGCCGGTAGCGGATGAGCAGCAAATAGCGGCTCGATCAGTTACTCTGCCTACGGGCCAGCCTGGACAGTCGGCACAAATATTGACCATTGCCAGGAGTATGCTCGGTCAACCAGTAGTGTGGGGAGGAGCTTCACCTGGGCAAGGTTTTGACTGCTCCGGGTTGGTGCAATATGTATATCGGCAAGCAGGTATCAATTTGCCTCGTACCGCGGATCTACAGTTTTTAGTGGGTAGAACCGTATCGCCAGCTTCCTTGCAGCCAGGAGATTTAGTGTATTTTACTACCTATGAGCCAGGTGCATCTCATGTGGGAATTTATATTGGCAGGGATAAATTTATTCATACCTCTTTTTCCAAAGGCGTAGTCGCTATTGGGGATATGAATGATAGTTATTTTATACAGCGATATTATGGTGCGAAACGAGTATTATGA
- a CDS encoding efflux RND transporter permease subunit, giving the protein MLNKLIEFSLKNRAIILVLYALVIVWGAFTVKDTPIDAFPDLSENQVLVSADWMGRGPQEIQDQVTYPLETALRGLPKVKEVRSASSFGMSLITVIFEEGVDPYFARQVVNEKVQQAIPQLPRGVQPALGPVSTPMGQVFMYTVESDRHNLADLRTVEDFTIKQQLSAVPGVAEVASIGGYVMQYQINLDPHLLQNYRITFNQVFGALGANNANIGAKVVEQNGQEFIIRGLGLIQSPDDIKNIVISQNNNVPIYIKDVANVTAGPDFRRGVLTKSGYEAAGGIVIQRMGENTLNVIDQVKAKIAEIGPTLPEGMRIVPFYDQTDLVKKAVNTLTRALMEEFILVSIIVILFLGNVRSSLIVTCAIPIGILIALIAMKQIHLSANLMSLGGIAIGIGVMTDAAIVMVENIFRHLAEDGGRRNIIDVTLEAAKEVAAPIFFSITIIIVTFLPVFTMTGTEGKMYTPMAWAKSFAMSGSLLLAFTLVPVLCTLLLKGKIQEKDTWIVAKMHQWYVPTLKSVLKHSKITIILAIVVMIAGFSLLPLIGTTFMPALDEGTFLVMPTMLPNVSLSEVLEAAKTMDKVIMDIPEIDMSVGKVGRAESAMDPAPISMIETIVTLKPKEQWRPGMTKEKVEQEMMVRLANVPGLNLAFTQPIAGRLSMLTTGVRTELGIKLYGEDLQVLQQKAFEIEKALGAVPGVSDLLAERVFGASYLEIQVNREKAARYGLSIADVEDAVELAVGGKNATTTIEGRKRFNVLVRYNRENRESINAMQNILIPVTGSGSGTKNNGGAMGAGMGGGAATTAAGPATGAYVPLGEVAQFRVVDGPSMISSENGVYRMIVQMNTRGRDVVSFVNEANQVIKEKVDLPAGYSMKWTGQYENQQRAKDRLSLVVPAVIVLTFFLLYMTFGSASDAFLILMNIPFSLVGGIVAMYATGTYMTVAAAVGFIALFGIAVQNGVIMVTYIKHLRDHRTLEEAITEGAFTRLRPVMITALVASLGLFPLLFATGTGAEVQRPMATVVVGGLVTSTILTLVVLPCIYLVWNQWRERKNPAVSEKSHTAE; this is encoded by the coding sequence ATGCTTAATAAATTAATCGAGTTTTCCTTGAAAAATCGCGCGATTATCCTGGTGTTATATGCGTTGGTCATTGTTTGGGGAGCCTTTACCGTAAAGGATACCCCAATCGACGCTTTTCCTGACCTCAGTGAAAACCAGGTTCTTGTCTCGGCTGATTGGATGGGCCGGGGTCCCCAGGAAATCCAGGATCAGGTTACTTATCCCCTGGAAACTGCCTTGCGTGGATTGCCAAAAGTGAAAGAAGTACGTTCCGCTTCCTCTTTCGGGATGTCACTTATCACTGTAATTTTTGAAGAAGGGGTAGACCCTTACTTTGCTCGCCAAGTTGTGAACGAAAAAGTGCAGCAGGCGATTCCCCAACTACCACGAGGCGTACAGCCTGCCTTGGGTCCAGTCAGCACCCCCATGGGCCAAGTTTTTATGTATACCGTGGAAAGTGACCGGCACAATCTAGCGGACTTGCGTACAGTTGAAGATTTCACGATCAAGCAGCAATTGAGCGCAGTGCCGGGAGTGGCCGAAGTTGCCAGCATTGGTGGCTATGTGATGCAATACCAGATCAATCTTGATCCTCATTTACTACAAAACTATCGAATTACTTTCAACCAGGTATTTGGGGCTCTCGGCGCCAACAATGCCAATATCGGTGCAAAAGTAGTCGAACAAAACGGCCAGGAATTTATCATCCGTGGATTGGGATTAATCCAATCACCAGATGACATTAAAAATATTGTGATCTCGCAAAATAACAATGTGCCAATTTATATCAAAGACGTAGCTAACGTAACTGCTGGCCCTGATTTTCGCCGAGGGGTATTAACCAAATCTGGTTATGAAGCAGCTGGGGGAATTGTCATTCAGCGTATGGGGGAAAACACGCTGAACGTGATTGACCAAGTGAAAGCGAAAATCGCCGAAATTGGGCCGACTCTACCAGAAGGAATGCGAATTGTACCTTTTTACGATCAGACGGATTTGGTTAAAAAAGCAGTGAATACGTTGACCCGAGCATTGATGGAAGAATTTATTTTAGTATCAATTATTGTCATCTTATTTTTAGGGAATGTACGGTCCAGCTTAATTGTGACCTGCGCTATTCCTATCGGTATCTTAATTGCGCTGATTGCTATGAAACAGATTCATCTATCAGCTAACCTGATGTCTCTTGGCGGCATTGCCATCGGTATTGGTGTTATGACTGACGCGGCCATTGTTATGGTTGAAAATATCTTCAGGCATCTGGCAGAAGACGGCGGTCGACGTAATATTATCGATGTGACGCTAGAAGCGGCGAAAGAAGTAGCTGCACCGATTTTCTTCTCTATCACGATTATCATTGTCACCTTCTTACCCGTATTCACTATGACGGGAACAGAAGGCAAAATGTATACTCCAATGGCCTGGGCTAAATCCTTTGCCATGAGTGGATCACTACTGTTGGCTTTCACTTTGGTACCGGTATTGTGTACCTTATTGCTCAAAGGTAAGATACAGGAAAAAGATACTTGGATTGTTGCCAAAATGCACCAATGGTATGTACCCACTTTGAAGTCAGTGTTAAAGCACAGTAAAATCACCATTATTTTAGCAATTGTCGTGATGATTGCTGGATTCTCATTATTGCCCCTAATTGGTACCACTTTTATGCCGGCCTTGGATGAAGGAACTTTTCTGGTTATGCCAACTATGCTGCCTAATGTGTCATTATCAGAAGTATTAGAAGCGGCTAAAACCATGGATAAGGTCATCATGGATATTCCGGAAATCGATATGTCCGTGGGGAAAGTAGGTCGAGCCGAGTCTGCTATGGACCCAGCGCCGATTAGTATGATCGAAACCATTGTCACGTTAAAACCCAAAGAGCAGTGGCGGCCTGGCATGACCAAAGAAAAGGTTGAGCAAGAAATGATGGTCAGACTTGCCAATGTACCTGGACTTAACTTAGCCTTTACCCAACCGATTGCGGGACGGTTATCCATGCTGACCACTGGAGTTCGTACCGAACTAGGTATCAAACTTTATGGGGAAGATCTGCAGGTGCTGCAGCAAAAAGCCTTTGAAATTGAAAAAGCACTAGGGGCTGTACCAGGAGTTAGCGATCTGCTGGCTGAACGAGTCTTTGGCGCTTCCTATCTCGAAATTCAAGTAAATCGGGAAAAAGCAGCCCGATACGGTCTTAGCATTGCCGATGTGGAAGATGCTGTTGAGTTAGCGGTAGGCGGCAAAAATGCTACCACTACCATTGAAGGACGCAAACGTTTTAACGTCTTAGTGCGCTATAACCGGGAAAACCGGGAATCCATTAACGCCATGCAAAATATTCTCATTCCAGTAACGGGTAGTGGCTCTGGGACGAAAAACAACGGTGGTGCAATGGGCGCAGGCATGGGTGGCGGTGCAGCTACCACAGCGGCTGGCCCGGCTACTGGTGCTTATGTGCCACTAGGTGAAGTAGCTCAATTTCGGGTTGTAGATGGTCCGTCCATGATCAGTAGTGAAAATGGAGTTTATCGAATGATAGTCCAGATGAATACTCGGGGCCGAGACGTGGTCAGCTTTGTGAATGAAGCCAATCAGGTTATCAAAGAAAAAGTTGATTTGCCAGCCGGCTATTCTATGAAATGGACCGGACAGTATGAAAATCAGCAAAGAGCGAAAGACCGATTGTCTTTGGTAGTACCAGCAGTCATTGTGCTCACATTCTTCTTGCTCTATATGACCTTTGGTTCCGCTAGCGATGCTTTTCTCATCCTGATGAACATTCCCTTTTCCTTGGTGGGTGGCATTGTAGCCATGTATGCTACCGGCACCTACATGACGGTAGCGGCTGCTGTTGGCTTTATCGCTCTCTTTGGAATAGCGGTGCAGAATGGGGTCATCATGGTTACCTATATTAAACACCTAAGAGATCACCGAACCTTAGAAGAAGCCATCACAGAAGGCGCCTTTACTCGCTTGCGGCCAGTTATGATTACCGCGTTAGTTGCTAGCTTAGGATTGTTTCCATTACTGTTTGCCACAGGTACGGGTGCCGAGGTACAGCGCCCAATGGCCACAGTCGTAGTTGGTGGTCTAGTGACTTCTACAATTTTGACATTGGTCGTTCTGCCGTGCATCTATCTGGTGTGGAATCAGTGGCGGGAGCGTAAGAATCCGGCAGTATCTGAAAAATCTCACACTGCTGAGTAA
- a CDS encoding efflux RND transporter periplasmic adaptor subunit, whose amino-acid sequence MIEKLRDKKKIIIGVTAGILVFGGAGYYYTMQHNKPVAVDHSGHQMSGPIMAMGDTVTLDAKARQLAGVQTAQAIAKALAKEIKTTGKIAMNESGRTYITSRVEGRVDELYVTADGDYIAPGQAIASVYSPTYIAAQEEYLLTLENVQKLQNAGKDVVQINNRLREAARRKLQLLNVPDGDIAHLEHTRKPNDHMTIYAQFGGTVLEKQILPGAFIMPGDKLYSLSDLSTLWLYADIYEKDIAGIQIGQPVVVTSGAYPGETFNGQVTFINPVLDDATRTVKVRVEMANPSGKLKPNMFVNANVQISLGDSLVIPESSILDSGSRKTVFVAQSEDTFVKRDVVIGQYADGYVQILSGLQPGETVVTAANFLIDSQTKLGSFGSHAGHGGGSAAKETSAPAPSGGTNSGGVAPAPATGSEHSGHGGQ is encoded by the coding sequence ATGATCGAAAAATTACGTGACAAAAAGAAAATTATCATAGGGGTGACTGCTGGTATCCTGGTTTTTGGCGGTGCCGGTTACTACTATACCATGCAGCACAATAAACCAGTCGCTGTAGATCATAGCGGACATCAAATGTCTGGACCGATTATGGCCATGGGCGATACGGTTACTCTGGACGCCAAGGCTAGGCAATTGGCCGGGGTGCAAACAGCACAAGCAATTGCCAAGGCTTTAGCAAAAGAAATCAAAACTACTGGTAAGATTGCCATGAATGAAAGTGGGCGGACCTACATTACTTCCCGAGTGGAAGGGCGAGTTGATGAACTATACGTAACCGCTGACGGTGATTATATTGCTCCAGGGCAAGCTATCGCTTCTGTATATAGTCCAACCTATATCGCGGCCCAGGAAGAATACTTATTAACATTAGAAAATGTACAAAAGCTGCAAAACGCGGGTAAAGATGTAGTCCAGATCAACAACCGTCTGCGGGAAGCTGCAAGGCGTAAATTACAGTTGTTAAACGTGCCGGATGGTGATATCGCTCATTTAGAGCATACTAGAAAACCTAATGATCATATGACTATCTACGCTCAGTTTGGCGGTACTGTTCTTGAGAAACAAATTTTGCCGGGAGCATTCATTATGCCTGGTGATAAACTGTATAGTCTTTCCGACCTATCCACTCTTTGGCTGTATGCCGATATTTACGAAAAAGATATAGCAGGGATTCAAATAGGTCAACCAGTTGTGGTAACTAGCGGCGCTTATCCGGGAGAAACCTTTAACGGGCAAGTAACCTTTATTAACCCGGTGCTTGATGATGCCACGCGAACAGTAAAAGTAAGGGTTGAAATGGCTAATCCGAGTGGTAAATTAAAACCGAATATGTTCGTTAATGCGAATGTGCAAATATCGCTGGGAGATAGTTTAGTCATACCGGAATCCAGTATCTTGGATAGCGGTAGCCGTAAAACCGTCTTTGTTGCCCAAAGTGAAGATACCTTTGTCAAACGTGATGTAGTTATAGGGCAATACGCTGATGGTTATGTTCAGATTCTGTCTGGACTACAGCCTGGAGAAACAGTGGTCACGGCAGCCAACTTCCTTATTGATTCCCAGACTAAATTAGGCAGCTTTGGCAGTCATGCCGGCCATGGTGGCGGTTCAGCAGCTAAGGAGACTAGTGCACCTGCACCTTCGGGCGGTACAAATAGCGGCGGGGTTGCTCCGGCACCTGCTACCGGGAGCGAACATAGCGGCCATGGTGGTCAGTAA
- a CDS encoding TolC family protein, whose protein sequence is MKVIKWFQHKTLPLTAVLVLGIMAPAMAAEVQETLSLKQVVDTAVKSNPAVIESQKRWEEKQARIPLAKALPNPQFGIMKDDIPNGSLNPFDAMMTEYTLTQEFMNPAKLKAMGKMAGSDAEMAKANYQDKQMEVYTTAKTAYYDLLYADKALEIGKENQQLMGQLVQIAQVNYSTGMVPLQDTLRAQTEFSKMTTDLLSMASMAAVAKAKVNTVIGRKADTPLAVKEEFSAPPPTFDLDKLQTEAQTGKPTVVSMERQVEMAKNGVELAKKQQLPDYQFSIGYKDRKQTEMETTPDTWKMEFMVMLPIWQGKNKAEIKSASANLEAAQASLNNMQNMTGLDLQMALTEAQSAWRRIDLYKNTVIPQAEQTYQAGVVSYTNGKVDFMAVLDSLNALRNVRLDYYKARIDYEKAAANLEKAVGKPLFTSGAQP, encoded by the coding sequence ATGAAAGTTATAAAATGGTTTCAACACAAAACACTGCCATTGACCGCTGTGCTCGTATTGGGAATTATGGCACCAGCTATGGCGGCGGAGGTCCAGGAAACATTGTCGTTAAAGCAAGTAGTGGATACGGCTGTTAAAAGCAATCCGGCTGTAATCGAAAGTCAAAAACGCTGGGAGGAAAAACAAGCCCGTATTCCGCTGGCTAAAGCCTTGCCGAATCCGCAGTTTGGGATTATGAAAGACGACATACCAAACGGTAGCTTAAATCCTTTTGATGCTATGATGACCGAATATACTTTAACCCAGGAATTTATGAATCCAGCCAAACTAAAAGCCATGGGCAAAATGGCTGGTAGCGATGCCGAAATGGCCAAAGCTAATTACCAAGATAAGCAGATGGAGGTCTATACTACGGCCAAAACAGCCTATTATGACCTGCTCTATGCCGATAAAGCGCTGGAGATTGGTAAGGAAAATCAGCAACTTATGGGCCAGTTAGTTCAGATTGCTCAGGTTAACTATTCCACTGGCATGGTACCGTTGCAGGATACACTTAGGGCTCAGACCGAGTTTTCTAAAATGACTACCGATTTGTTGAGCATGGCGTCCATGGCGGCAGTGGCAAAAGCGAAAGTCAATACTGTCATTGGCCGTAAAGCAGATACACCGTTAGCGGTGAAAGAAGAATTCAGCGCTCCGCCTCCTACATTTGATTTGGACAAATTGCAAACAGAAGCACAAACCGGTAAGCCAACTGTTGTGAGCATGGAACGACAAGTGGAAATGGCAAAGAATGGTGTAGAATTGGCTAAAAAGCAGCAACTACCAGATTATCAATTCAGCATTGGTTATAAAGATAGAAAGCAAACTGAAATGGAAACTACACCGGATACCTGGAAAATGGAATTTATGGTTATGCTGCCAATTTGGCAGGGGAAAAACAAAGCAGAAATTAAATCGGCTTCGGCTAACTTAGAAGCAGCCCAGGCTTCACTAAACAATATGCAAAATATGACCGGTTTGGACTTGCAGATGGCGCTGACAGAAGCCCAATCGGCCTGGCGTCGAATTGACCTATATAAAAATACAGTGATTCCTCAAGCAGAACAAACCTATCAAGCTGGAGTCGTGAGTTATACCAACGGTAAAGTGGATTTTATGGCTGTCCTAGATAGTCTCAATGCTCTCCGTAACGTGAGATTGGATTACTATAAAGCTCGTATAGATTATGAAAAAGCAGCGGCAAATTTAGAAAAAGCGGTAGGTAAACCTTTATTTACCAGTGGAGCACAGCCATAA
- a CDS encoding cell wall metabolism sensor histidine kinase WalK, with translation MNSITYRITGVMFLAVAFTVLLLVYLTNGQMNEHFKEYLVVQKMEMGQNGMMKHTDVGNSTVAFVMGPPEETFLASVHKSLIWVGMAVLAAGLAASYFVARSITVPLRNLSRAAEQIEKGNFDQQVSVETKDEVGHLAAIFNRMAETLALNTNLRRQFLANVAHELRTPLAIIQGHLEGMVDGVIEPSQEQLSSLHEEAIRLNRLITDLRDLSLAEVRQLALEKNSTHVNQIVSRAVYMLKPLADEKDIRVDCMLDEKLPELEADADRLNQVFYNILVNAIRYSPTKSIVKVVTVQEEIEGRSWLKVSVVDNGPGIAQEDIPHIFDHFYRGDKSRDRKSGGSGLGLAIVKQLVEIHGGRVAVKSKLGEGSVFQILLPVGLEESSQDKGNLS, from the coding sequence ATGAATAGTATTACTTACCGCATTACAGGCGTGATGTTTTTGGCGGTGGCGTTTACGGTATTATTACTGGTTTACTTGACCAATGGACAGATGAATGAGCATTTCAAAGAGTATTTAGTAGTGCAGAAGATGGAAATGGGGCAAAATGGCATGATGAAGCATACGGATGTCGGCAATTCGACGGTGGCTTTTGTCATGGGACCACCAGAAGAAACTTTTTTGGCTTCTGTCCACAAATCGCTTATTTGGGTAGGGATGGCCGTTTTGGCAGCCGGTCTTGCTGCTAGTTATTTCGTAGCTCGCAGCATTACCGTACCGCTCCGCAATTTGAGCCGCGCTGCAGAGCAAATTGAAAAAGGAAATTTTGATCAGCAAGTGTCGGTGGAAACGAAAGATGAAGTGGGTCACTTAGCTGCTATCTTTAACCGGATGGCCGAAACATTGGCGCTCAATACCAACTTGCGTCGACAATTCTTAGCCAATGTCGCTCATGAGCTTCGGACACCGCTTGCCATAATTCAAGGACACTTAGAGGGGATGGTAGATGGTGTGATTGAACCGAGTCAGGAACAACTTTCTTCCTTACATGAAGAAGCTATCCGGCTCAATCGCCTCATTACAGACCTTCGTGATTTGTCGTTAGCCGAAGTTCGTCAGTTAGCGTTGGAAAAAAACAGTACACATGTCAATCAAATTGTTAGTCGAGCTGTGTACATGCTTAAACCGCTAGCGGATGAGAAGGACATCCGCGTGGATTGCATGTTAGACGAAAAATTGCCGGAGCTTGAAGCCGATGCAGATCGGCTCAACCAGGTGTTTTATAACATTCTAGTGAATGCCATTCGTTATTCTCCAACTAAGAGTATTGTAAAGGTTGTTACTGTGCAGGAAGAAATAGAAGGTCGATCATGGCTTAAGGTTTCAGTCGTTGATAACGGGCCTGGTATTGCACAAGAGGATATACCTCATATCTTCGACCATTTCTATCGGGGGGACAAGTCGCGAGATAGAAAAAGCGGTGGATCGGGCTTAGGACTGGCTATTGTTAAGCAACTTGTGGAAATTCATGGCGGCCGGGTAGCAGTCAAAAGTAAGTTGGGAGAAGGAAGTGTTTTTCAAATACTGTTACCAGTTGGTCTGGAAGAAAGCAGTCAGGATAAGGGGAATCTCTCGTAA
- a CDS encoding response regulator transcription factor: protein MAQYSVLIVDDDVKLVNLLRTYFEKEGCITYSVNDGLDALQVVREKKPDIMVLDLMLPGLDGLDVCRKIRKDNDIPIIMLTARDEESDRLIGLEIGADDYVTKPFSPKEVVARAKAILRRANKEVVRSEPIQVGNLIIDLERHQVTNGGHTVEVTPTEFKIMELLAANAGKVYSRLQIVEQIQGYSFEGYERTIDAHIKNLRRKIEINPKEPQHIQTVYGIGYKFAGEVDE from the coding sequence ATGGCCCAATATTCAGTATTAATTGTCGACGATGATGTGAAACTAGTTAATCTTTTGAGAACATATTTCGAAAAAGAAGGCTGTATAACGTATTCGGTTAATGATGGCCTAGATGCATTGCAGGTAGTGCGGGAAAAGAAGCCAGATATTATGGTGTTAGATTTGATGTTGCCTGGTCTTGATGGATTGGATGTCTGCCGAAAAATCCGTAAGGATAATGATATTCCCATCATTATGCTTACTGCCCGAGATGAAGAAAGCGACAGATTAATCGGTCTGGAAATTGGTGCAGATGACTACGTGACAAAGCCTTTTAGTCCCAAAGAAGTAGTCGCTCGGGCCAAAGCCATTTTGCGCCGTGCAAATAAAGAGGTGGTGCGGAGCGAGCCAATTCAAGTGGGAAATCTAATCATTGACTTAGAACGTCACCAAGTTACCAACGGTGGCCATACTGTGGAAGTGACGCCTACCGAGTTTAAAATTATGGAACTATTAGCAGCCAATGCTGGTAAGGTTTATAGCCGCCTGCAGATTGTCGAACAAATCCAAGGGTATAGCTTTGAAGGGTATGAACGGACAATTGACGCACATATTAAGAACTTGCGTCGCAAAATCGAGATTAATCCGAAGGAACCTCAGCATATTCAAACGGTATATGGGATTGGCTACAAATTTGCTGGTGAAGTCGATGAATAG
- a CDS encoding LemA family protein translates to MNRTVWIIIAIVAMLVIGGISSYNSLINMSENVGGKWSQIENQLQRRADLIPNLVSTVKGYAAHEQQAIQAVADARAKLGGAQGPSAKAEANGELNTALSRLLVIAENYPNLKADKNFRALMDELSGTENRIAVARKDYNESVQLYNTTIRSLPASIFARYYGFDPMEYFKADEGAKQVPQVKF, encoded by the coding sequence TAGTCGCCATGCTAGTCATAGGTGGAATTTCAAGCTATAACAGTTTGATAAATATGAGTGAAAACGTTGGTGGCAAATGGAGTCAGATTGAAAACCAGCTTCAGCGGAGAGCTGACTTAATTCCTAATCTCGTTAGTACGGTGAAGGGATATGCTGCCCATGAGCAGCAAGCGATTCAGGCGGTGGCTGATGCCAGGGCGAAACTGGGCGGTGCCCAAGGACCGAGTGCTAAGGCTGAGGCGAATGGGGAATTAAATACTGCTCTGAGTCGGCTCTTGGTAATTGCTGAAAACTATCCGAATTTGAAAGCGGATAAAAATTTCCGAGCATTGATGGATGAATTATCGGGAACTGAAAATCGCATTGCAGTGGCCCGTAAGGATTATAACGAAAGTGTACAGCTTTATAACACAACCATTCGTTCGCTGCCGGCCAGTATATTTGCTAGATATTACGGATTTGATCCCATGGAATATTTTAAAGCCGATGAAGGAGCTAAACAAGTGCCGCAAGTTAAGTTTTAA